The Clarias gariepinus isolate MV-2021 ecotype Netherlands chromosome 4, CGAR_prim_01v2, whole genome shotgun sequence genome window below encodes:
- the LOC128520024 gene encoding NACHT, LRR and PYD domains-containing protein 3-like — MNSKMRVSGEQETKKSESLIQEERSDSLEPSCVSTKSDSSMNHPPLLQKQDKSSSLSLMQGKRLDSPDPSCVSMKSDTSMNHPPLLREGDSSIDIRFKKRTMESKIVTKNQLESVFKELENKVIALLKNELKRFMKLLSADYPSCSEEEDEEDHISVREGVLKITLHVLKNMSHTDLANTLQNKLISVYQQKLKSKLSEKCKRINEGISQHGSSALLNEIYTELYITVGWSGDINNEHEVRQIETVSRRTATQETPIKCNNLFKDKSIRSVLTKGVAGIGKTVSVQKFILDWAEGKANQDITFIFPLPFRELNLMKQENLSLMNLLYQFFPEIKELYFIDSEIHKVLVIFDGLDECRLPLNFQNNERLCDVTQSASVDVLLTNLIKGNLLPSALLWITSRPGAANQIPSMCVDQVTEVRGFSDPQKEEYFRKRIVDRSLANKIISHMKSSRSLYIMCHIPVFCWISATVLERMLGEAESGETPKTLTQMFTHLLIFQIKHKDQKYHLKCDPDPQQTRESILALGKLAFRQLEKGNLIFYEEDLRESGIDVREVSVYSGVCTQIFREEFRLHLGKVFSFVHLSVQEFLAALYTFLSFINKHIAKQQTSDLSDLFTKTKMSDFLKSAVDKALKSENGHLDLFLRFLLGLSLESNQTLLGHLLPQTGSSSHSKHETVEYIKEKIRENPSPDKSINLFHCLNELNDYSLVQEVQCYLNRDYRCLSGVRLSPAQWSALVFVLLNSEDNLDVFDLRKYNRSEECLLRLLPVVKASRKAELCWCDLTDESCRALSSVLSSNSSSLRELALSNNKLQDSGVKLLSDGLESPHCTLKTLRLCECDLTEDCCRALSSVLSSNSSSLKELDLSYNNLQDLGVKLLSAGLENPHCTLETLRLCRCNLTEESCGFLSSVLSSNSSSLRELDLSDNNLQDLGVKLLSAGLENPHCTLETLRLVQCSITGEGCAAIVLALRSNPSSHLRELNLNYNQPGESGVKQLSDVLKDPHYKLETLKFN; from the exons ATGAACTCCAAAATGAGAGTGTCTGGGGAACAGGAGACAAAGAAAAGTGAGAG TCTGATTCAGGAAGAGAGATCAGACTCACTTGAACCCAGCTGTGTGTCCACGAAAAGTGACAGCTCAATGAATCATCCACCACTGCTTCAAAAGCAAGACAAGTCTAGTTCTCTGAG TCTCATGCAGGGTAAGAGATTGGACTCACCTGAccccagctgtgtgtccatgaaGAGTGACACATCAATGAATCATCCACCATTGCTCAGAGAGGGAGACAGTTCTATTGATATAAG aTTCAAAAAGAGGACAATGGAATCAAAAATAGTCACTAAAAATCAATTGGAGTCTGTATTCAAG GAGCTGGAAAACAAAGTCATCGCTCTGTTAAAGAATGAGCTGAAGAGATTTATGAAGCTTTTGAGCGCAGATTACCCATCATGCtctgaggaggaggatgaggaggatcaCATCAGTGTTAGAGAGGGAGTGCTGAAGATTACACTGCATGTTCTGAAGAACATGAGCCACACAGATCTCGCTAACACACTGCAGAACA aactCATCTCTGTTTAccagcaaaaacttaaatccAAACTGagtgagaaatgtaaaagaattAATGAAGGAATCTCACAGCATGGAAGCTCAGCACTTCTGAATgagatctacacagagctctaTATCACAGTGGGTTGGAGTGGAGACATCAATAatgaacatgaggtgagacagattGAGACAGTGTCCAGGAGAACAGCAACACAGGAGACACCCATCAAATGTAATAATCTCTTTAAAGACAAGTCCATCAGAAGTGTGCTGACAAAAGGAGTTGCTGGAATTGGAAAAACagtctctgtgcagaagttcattttggactgggctgaaggaaAAGCAAATCAGGACATCACCTTCATATTTCCACTTCCCTTTAGAGAGCTGAATCTGATGAAGCAGGAAAATCTCAGTCTGATGAACCTTCTTTATCAATTTTTCCCGGAAATAAAAGAATTATACTTTATAGACTCTGAAATTCACAAAGTCCTGGTTATCTTTGATGGTCTGGATGAGTGTCGACTTCCTCTAAATTTCCAGAACAATGAGAGATTGTGTGATGTGACACAGTCAGCCTCCGTGGATGTGCTGCTGACAAACCTCATCAAGGGGAAcctgcttccctctgctctccTCTGGATCACTTCTCGACCAGgagcagccaatcagattcCTTCTATGTGTGTAGACCAGGTAACAGAGGTACGAGGGTTCAGTGATCCTCAGAAAGAGGAGTACTTCAGAAAGAGGATTGTTGATAGGAGCCTGGCCAATAAAATCATCTCACATATGAAGTCTTCAAGAAGCCTCTACATCATGTGCcacatcccagtcttctgctggatctcagccactgttctagagagaatgttgggagaagcagagagtggagagacccccaagactctgactcaaatgtTCACACACCTCCTGATCTTTCAGATCAAACACAAGGACCAAAAGTACCATCTGAAATGTGACCCTGATCCTCAGCAGACCAGAGAGAGTATCCTGGCACTGGGAAAACTGGCTTTCCGACAGCTGGAGAAAGGAAATCTGATTTTCTATGAGGAAGACCTGAGAGAGAGTGGCATTGATGTCAGAGAAGTGTCGGTGTACTCAGGAGTGTGTACCCAAATCTTCAGAGAGGAGTTTAGGCTTCACCTAGGGAAGGTCTTCAGCTTTGTTCATCTGAGTGTTCAGGAGTTTCTGGCTGCTTTATACACATTTCTCTCCTTCATCAACAAACATATTGCAAAACAACAAACCAGTGATCTGTCTGATCTTTTCACCAAGACAAAAATGTCTGATTTCCTGAAGAGTGCAGTGGACAAGGCCTTAAAGAGTGAGAATGGACACCTAGACCTTTTCCTCCGCTTTCTTCTGGGTCTCTCACTGGAGTCCAATCAGACTCTCTTAGGGCACCTACTGCCCCAGACAGGAAGCAGCTCGCACAGCAAACATGAAACAGTTGAATACATCAAGGAGAAGATCAGGGAGAACCCATCTCCAGAtaaatccatcaatctgttccactgtctgaatgaaCTGAATGATTATTCTCTAGTGCAGGAAGTACAGTGTTACCTGAACAGAGATTACCGGTGTCTCAGTGGAGTCAGACTCTCTCCTGCTCAGTGGTcagctctggtgtttgtgttgCTGAACTCAGAAGATAATTTGGATGTGTTTGATTTGAGGAAATATAACAGATCAGAGGAATGTCTTCTGAGGCTTCTGCCAGTCGTCAAAGCATCCAGAAAAGCTGA GCTTTGTTGGTGTGACCTCACAGACGAAAGCTGTAGAGCTCTGTCCTCAGTTCTCAGCTCGAACTCCTCCAGTCTGAGAGAATTGGCCCTAAGTAACAATAAACTGCAGGATTCAGGAGTGAAGCTACTCTCTGATGGACTGGAGAgtccacactgtacactgaaGACACTCAG GCTGTGTGAATGTGATCTCACAGAGGATTGCTGTAGAGCTCTGTCCTCAGTTCTCAGCTCAAACTCCTCCAGTCTGAAAGAACTGGACCTGAGTTACAATAATCTACAGGATTtaggagtgaagctgctctctgctggactggagaatccacactgtacactggagaCACTCAG GCTGTGTCGGTGTAATCTGACAGAGGAAAGCTGTGGATTTCTGTCCTCAGTTCTTAGCTCAAACTCCTCCAGTCTGAGAGAACTGGACCTGAGTGACAATAATCTACAGGATTTAGGAGTAAAGCTGCTctctgctggactggagaatccacactgtacactggagacactgag ATTGGTACAGTGCAGTATTACAGGTGAAGGTTGTGCTGCTATAGTTTTAGCTCTGAGGTCAAACCCTTCATCACACCTAAGAGAGCTGAATCTGAATTACAATCAACCAGGAGAATCAGGAGTAAAGCAGCTCTCTGATGTACTGAAGGATCCACACTATAAACTGGAGACACTAAA atttaattga